The Oryzias latipes chromosome 16, ASM223467v1 genome includes a region encoding these proteins:
- the LOC101168570 gene encoding kelch-like protein 38 isoform X1 — METPQTEVHHYRDKEQSSSLLLQLNRLRQENILTDVLLCSGTTQIPCHRAVLVSSSPYFRAMFCHDFAEKQKTKIDLKGISPTILSSIVDYVYTGLVSLRMDVVLPLMQVASMLQYIRLFEICSSFLQEHLIPDNCLSMIRLSEIMNCSSLRVKAKEMAMKSFSEVSACEDLCELSLSELMGYLDDDNLCAEEEQVFETLVAWIHHDPMSRRRTISDLFKKVRLRHIHPTYLFQFIANDPLIQSSTLCTELIDSVRRLMFCVDLKCIQNFAVDFSPLWHAPRRCTYQEMLVVIGGRKNSEQTSREALAFDESSQRWKLLAKVPVRLHKPSYVALHSVLYVIGGLTTNTKHSQVSKSVYTLSLKSNQWRTAESMLEPRFAHQSVSYLHFIFVLGGLGPDRRLTSSVQRYNSMFNQWEWIAPMPEAVLHPAVAATNQRIYVFGGEDVLKNPVRLIQVYHIGRNMWSKMENRTVKNVSAPAVVLKELIYIVGGYTRRMLAYDAKTNRFTVCANLKERKMHHSAIVLNNKLYITGGRYLTGQDDVEDSNSFEVYDSLTDSWTSAGSLPHKLFDHGSVTLTCVSETRAKQN, encoded by the exons ATGGAGACACCTCAGACTGAGGTCCACCACTACAGAGACAAGGAGCAGTCTTCCAGTCTGCTTTtgcagctcaacagactgagaCAGGAGAACATCCTGACTGATGTGTTGCTGTGTTCGGGCACCACTCAAATCCCCTGCCACCGGGCTGTCCTGGTGTCCAGCAGTCCGTACTTCAGAGCCATGTTCTGCCACGACTTTGCGGAGAAACAGAAGACCAAGATTGACCTAAAGGGCATCTCACCAACCATTCTGAGCAGCATCGTCGACTATGTGTACACCGGCCTCGTTAGTCTCAGAATGGATGTTGTGCTCCCTCTGATGCAGGTGGCGTCCATGTTGCAGTACATCCGTCTTTTTGAGATCTGCTCAAGTTTCCTTCAGGAGCACCTAATTCCAGACAACTGTTTAAGCATGATAAGACTTTCTGAAATCATGAACTGTAGCAGTTTGAGagtaaaagcaaaagaaatggCCATGAAGAGCTTCTCTGAAGTGTCAGCATGTGAAGACCTGTGTGAGCTCTCCCTGTCAGAGCTGATGGGGTACCTGGATGATGACAATCTTTGCGCAGAGGAAGAGCAGGTCTTTGAGACGCTTGTTGCTTGGATCCACCATGACCCCATGTCCAGGCGTAGGACCATCAGTGACCTTTTCAAAAAGGTTCGCCTTCGACACATCCACCCAACCTACCTCTTCCAGTTTATAGCAAATGACCCTCTAATCCAGTCCTCCACCCTCTGCACTGAGCTCATAGACTCTGTGAGACGCCTCATGTTTTGCGTCGACTTAAAATGCATCCAAAACTTTGCTGTTGACTTTTCACCTCTCTGGCACGCCCCCCGCCGATGCACCTACCAAGAAATGTTGGTGGTGATTGGAGGGAGGAAGAATAGCGAGCAGACTTCAAGGGAGGCTTTAGCCTTCGATGAGAGTAGCCAGAGATGGAAATTGCTCGCTAAAGTGCCCGTTCGTCTTCACAAACCATCCTACGTCGCGCTTCACAGCGTCCTGTATGTAATCGGAGGCTTGACCACAAACACAAAGCACAGCCAAGTCAGCAAAAGCGTCTACACGCTGTCTCTCAAGAGCAACCAGTGGCGAACTGCAGAGTCAATGCTGGAGCCACGCTTTGCCCACCAAAGCGTATCATACCTGCACTTTATTTTTGTCCTGGGGGGTCTCGGACCAGACAGACGATTAACAAGCAGTGTTCAAAG GTACAACAGTATGTTCAATCAATGGGAGTGGATAGCGCCCATGCCGGAAGCCGTCCTACACCCTGCAGTTGCAGCAACAAACCAGAGGATCTACGTATTTGGAGGAGAGGATGTTTTGAAGAACCCTGTCAGATTGATACAG GTGTATCACATAGGCCGGAACATGTGGTCTAAGATGGAAAACAGAACAGTGAAAAATGTGTCCGCTCCAGCTGTTGTTCTGAAGGAATTAATCTACATCGTTGGAG GATACACTAGGAGAATGCTAGCATACGACGCCAAGACCAACCGCTTCACCGTGTGTGCCAACCTGAAAGAGAGGAAGATGCACCACTCAGCCATTGTTCTCAACAACAAACTCTATATCACGGGCGGACGCTACCTCACAGGACAAGATGATGTGGAGGACTCTAACTCCTTTGAGGTCTACGACTCACTGACAGACTCTTGGACGTCAGCAGGGAGCTTGCCACACAAACTGTTTGACCACGGCTCTGTGACTTTGACGTGTGTCTCAGAGACTCGAGCGAAACAGAACTAA
- the LOC101168570 gene encoding kelch-like protein 38 isoform X2: METPQTEVHHYRDKEQSSSLLLQLNRLRQENILTDVLLCSGTTQIPCHRAVLVSSSPYFRAMFCHDFAEKQKTKIDLKGISPTILSSIVDYVYTGLVSLRMDVVLPLMQVASMLQYIRLFEICSSFLQEHLIPDNCLSMIRLSEIMNCSSLRVKAKEMAMKSFSEVSACEDLCELSLSELMGYLDDDNLCAEEEQVFETLVAWIHHDPMSRRRTISDLFKKVRLRHIHPTYLFQFIANDPLIQSSTLCTELIDSVRRLMFCVDLKCIQNFAVDFSPLWHAPRRCTYQEMLVVIGGRKNSEQTSREALAFDESSQRWKLLAKVPVRLHKPSYVALHSVLYVIGGLTTNTKHSQVSKSVYTLSLKSNQWRTAESMLEPRFAHQSVSYLHFIFVLGGLGPDRRLTSSVQRYNSMFNQWEWIAPMPEAVLHPAVAATNQRIYVFGGEDVLKNPVRLIQVYHIGRNMWSKMENRTVKNVSAPAVVLKELIYIVGDIHIGFWPTGIYVNSV; the protein is encoded by the exons ATGGAGACACCTCAGACTGAGGTCCACCACTACAGAGACAAGGAGCAGTCTTCCAGTCTGCTTTtgcagctcaacagactgagaCAGGAGAACATCCTGACTGATGTGTTGCTGTGTTCGGGCACCACTCAAATCCCCTGCCACCGGGCTGTCCTGGTGTCCAGCAGTCCGTACTTCAGAGCCATGTTCTGCCACGACTTTGCGGAGAAACAGAAGACCAAGATTGACCTAAAGGGCATCTCACCAACCATTCTGAGCAGCATCGTCGACTATGTGTACACCGGCCTCGTTAGTCTCAGAATGGATGTTGTGCTCCCTCTGATGCAGGTGGCGTCCATGTTGCAGTACATCCGTCTTTTTGAGATCTGCTCAAGTTTCCTTCAGGAGCACCTAATTCCAGACAACTGTTTAAGCATGATAAGACTTTCTGAAATCATGAACTGTAGCAGTTTGAGagtaaaagcaaaagaaatggCCATGAAGAGCTTCTCTGAAGTGTCAGCATGTGAAGACCTGTGTGAGCTCTCCCTGTCAGAGCTGATGGGGTACCTGGATGATGACAATCTTTGCGCAGAGGAAGAGCAGGTCTTTGAGACGCTTGTTGCTTGGATCCACCATGACCCCATGTCCAGGCGTAGGACCATCAGTGACCTTTTCAAAAAGGTTCGCCTTCGACACATCCACCCAACCTACCTCTTCCAGTTTATAGCAAATGACCCTCTAATCCAGTCCTCCACCCTCTGCACTGAGCTCATAGACTCTGTGAGACGCCTCATGTTTTGCGTCGACTTAAAATGCATCCAAAACTTTGCTGTTGACTTTTCACCTCTCTGGCACGCCCCCCGCCGATGCACCTACCAAGAAATGTTGGTGGTGATTGGAGGGAGGAAGAATAGCGAGCAGACTTCAAGGGAGGCTTTAGCCTTCGATGAGAGTAGCCAGAGATGGAAATTGCTCGCTAAAGTGCCCGTTCGTCTTCACAAACCATCCTACGTCGCGCTTCACAGCGTCCTGTATGTAATCGGAGGCTTGACCACAAACACAAAGCACAGCCAAGTCAGCAAAAGCGTCTACACGCTGTCTCTCAAGAGCAACCAGTGGCGAACTGCAGAGTCAATGCTGGAGCCACGCTTTGCCCACCAAAGCGTATCATACCTGCACTTTATTTTTGTCCTGGGGGGTCTCGGACCAGACAGACGATTAACAAGCAGTGTTCAAAG GTACAACAGTATGTTCAATCAATGGGAGTGGATAGCGCCCATGCCGGAAGCCGTCCTACACCCTGCAGTTGCAGCAACAAACCAGAGGATCTACGTATTTGGAGGAGAGGATGTTTTGAAGAACCCTGTCAGATTGATACAG GTGTATCACATAGGCCGGAACATGTGGTCTAAGATGGAAAACAGAACAGTGAAAAATGTGTCCGCTCCAGCTGTTGTTCTGAAGGAATTAATCTACATCGTTGGAG ATATCCATATAGGGTTTTGGCCAACAGGgatttacgtgaattcggtttga